A genomic segment from Euleptes europaea isolate rEulEur1 chromosome 15, rEulEur1.hap1, whole genome shotgun sequence encodes:
- the PRKRA gene encoding interferon-inducible double-stranded RNA-dependent protein kinase activator A, with translation MIIAKPGKTPIQLLHEYGTKTNVTPVYEFEKAEGQVHLPVFTFKVTMGEITGTGEGPSKKIAKHRAAEAALIILKGSSNCISMPDHIIPESSNQAQNQTNPIGSLQEMAIRKGWRLPEYSLAQEMGPPHKREFTMTCRVETFVETGTGTSKKLAKRNAAEKLLVKFHSFSGDSVNISLGNEQNHNLGCTWDTLRNSSGEKITILKRNPLSIPNTDYVQLLGEIADEQGFNATYLDIEELSVNGQYQCLAELSTNPITVCHGTGISWGNAHNDAAHNALQYLKIMAGRK, from the exons ATGATTATAGCCAAACCAGGGAAAACACCAATTCAGCTGTTACATGAGTATGGCACAAAGACTAATGTCACTCCTGTGTATGAGTTTGAAAAAGCTGAGGGACAAGTGCATCTGCCCGTCTTCACCTTTAAAGTTACCATGGGTGAAATAACTGGGACAG gagaaggtccCAGCAAGAAAATTGCAAAACATAGAGCTGCAGAAGCTGCACtgatcattttaaaaggcagctcTAATTG TATTTCTATGCCAGACCACATAATCCCTGAATCTTCCAATCAAGCACAGAATCAGACCAATCCTATAGGATCATTGCAG GAAATGGCTATTCGGAAGGGATGGAGACTTCCTGAGTATTCACTTGCACAGGAGATGGGACCGCCGCATAAGAGAGAGTTTACAATGACTTGCAGggtagaaacatttgtagaaacAG ggacggggacatctaaaaaattaGCAAAGCGAAATGCTGCTGAGAAATTACTTGTTAAATTCCACAGTTTTTCTGGAGACAGTGTCAACATTTCTTTA GGAAATGAACAGAATCATAATTTAGGATGTACATGGGATACCCTTAGAAACTCTTCTGGAGAAAAAATTACAATTTTGAAGAGGAATCCACTCAGTATTCCTAATACAGATTATGTCCAACTCCTTGGTGAAATTGCAGACGAACAAGGTTTTAATGCAACGTATCTGGATATAG AGGAGCTGAGTGTAAATGGACAGTACCAGTGTCTTGCAGAACTTTCAACTAATCCAATCACAGTTTGCCATGGGACTGGAATCTCCTGGGGCAACGCCCACAACGACGCTGCTCACAATGCACTACAGTATTTAAAGATCATGGCCGGAAGGAAATGA